A window from Enterocloster bolteae encodes these proteins:
- the yajC gene encoding preprotein translocase subunit YajC, with protein sequence MSPGLLFLAYGVIVIMAMYVFVYIPNKKKHRKMQEMHDSIAAGDMVITIGGVVGRVVKKEGDYLTLVIDEEKEVTMRIVLYAVNQKIDK encoded by the coding sequence ATGTCACCAGGGTTATTGTTTCTTGCATATGGTGTCATTGTCATAATGGCAATGTATGTTTTTGTATATATACCTAATAAGAAAAAGCACAGGAAGATGCAAGAGATGCATGATTCCATTGCTGCAGGGGATATGGTCATCACCATCGGAGGGGTAGTTGGAAGGGTGGTAAAAAAAGAAGGGGATTACCTCACTCTGGTTATTGATGAGGAGAAGGAAGTGACCATGAGGATTGTGCTGTATGCAGTCAATCAGAAGATAGATAAATAA
- a CDS encoding M20 metallopeptidase family protein: protein MNYNYLEEACQLNDELVAYRRYLHANPELGLSLPGTKAYVMKALSDFGYQPLEYGESGVAVLAGGKKPGKVFLIRADMDALPIEEESGVPYASRIKGRMHTCGHDNHTAMLLGAAKLLKRHEDEIEGTVKILFQPGEETLEGAKAMIEAGILENPHVDAALMFHDIAGSPVKEGTVGVFGPGAVYASSGRFEIHIKGVGGHGAAPDWTHNPLGAMCAIYQGIHEIVAEHRSPFDSCTMTVGKMSAGDSANIIPETAIMQGTIRTFSKQVGERLRKDLVTLVEYVGKAKGVTAEVTFGTACPPLVVDSNVHKSFLCSMKEMFGDEAWDMRTAWGGAYSKSTSAEDFSYIAEKVPSGFGWIFLGDSRQGRKWGCHNPKVQFNDAYLYRGAAAYTKAAMDWLLENAAAGTVSDCIRQAEETLYEMAGN, encoded by the coding sequence ATGAACTACAATTATCTTGAGGAAGCATGCCAATTAAACGACGAGCTTGTTGCATACAGAAGATATCTGCATGCGAATCCGGAGCTGGGGCTTTCCCTTCCGGGTACAAAAGCCTATGTGATGAAGGCCCTCTCGGATTTCGGTTACCAGCCCCTTGAGTATGGGGAATCGGGTGTTGCCGTGCTGGCAGGAGGTAAAAAGCCGGGCAAGGTATTTCTCATCCGCGCGGATATGGACGCCCTTCCCATAGAGGAGGAATCCGGTGTGCCGTATGCTTCGCGGATAAAGGGACGCATGCACACATGCGGACATGACAACCATACCGCTATGCTGTTAGGCGCTGCAAAGCTTTTGAAACGCCATGAAGATGAGATTGAAGGGACGGTAAAAATACTGTTTCAGCCGGGGGAGGAGACACTTGAAGGGGCTAAGGCCATGATAGAGGCAGGAATCCTTGAAAATCCCCATGTGGATGCCGCGCTCATGTTTCATGATATTGCAGGCAGCCCTGTAAAGGAAGGGACCGTGGGTGTCTTTGGGCCGGGCGCGGTGTACGCCTCCTCCGGACGGTTTGAAATCCATATAAAGGGGGTGGGCGGTCATGGTGCAGCCCCTGACTGGACGCATAATCCCCTTGGAGCCATGTGCGCAATCTACCAGGGAATCCATGAAATCGTGGCGGAGCACCGGTCGCCCTTTGACAGCTGTACCATGACGGTGGGGAAAATGAGTGCAGGGGACAGCGCCAATATCATACCGGAAACAGCTATTATGCAGGGGACCATACGTACATTCAGCAAGCAGGTTGGAGAACGGCTGAGAAAGGACCTTGTAACCCTGGTGGAATATGTGGGGAAGGCCAAAGGTGTGACGGCAGAGGTTACCTTCGGCACTGCCTGTCCGCCCCTTGTGGTGGACAGCAACGTGCACAAGTCCTTTCTCTGTTCCATGAAGGAGATGTTTGGGGACGAGGCCTGGGATATGCGCACTGCATGGGGGGGAGCTTACAGCAAAAGCACAAGTGCCGAGGATTTTTCCTATATCGCCGAAAAGGTTCCTTCCGGCTTTGGCTGGATATTCCTTGGGGACAGCCGTCAGGGACGCAAGTGGGGATGTCATAATCCCAAGGTACAGTTTAATGATGCCTATCTTTACCGGGGCGCGGCTGCTTATACTAAGGCGGCAATGGATTGGCTGCTGGAAAATGCAGCGGCAGGAACGGTATCGGACTGTATCCGGCAGGCAGAAGAGACTCTTTATGAGATGGCCGGAAATTGA
- a CDS encoding MFS transporter → MDAVKEKRYYGWYMVMVSAIIYALVYSTTSTGSVFTISITQEQGFSRSLWSSKSIFTCIGSLISCYMSGRLIQRFGLKRIMLISTAGVASTFFIPLMFTDIRQYYVLSVYSSATWCAATIMSVPILINRWFGPKKKGIAISLALAGSGVGSMLMSPLLSYLCENYGWRKTYIFEGVMLLVVMLPLIYFTVVERPQEKGYTERLGEKESTGSGASAGKTVLTGVPYKEGIKSIVFFTVVMGIMLIQICNASVTNHRTPYLTDLFNGNAVKAASISGIAIGSLTIGKIVLGSLCDKIGVKKGLLLGMTSYFCCLLMLFLSIYSTNFIYLYLMFFCIGGSVGTIVTPLIVSTVFGDKDYGRYLGTIQSITAFGTPIGNMFSAYVFDKTGGYSGAWMVVSTAALIAIPMIFISIVIANRKRAKLPVSMKEATV, encoded by the coding sequence ATGGACGCTGTTAAAGAAAAACGTTACTATGGTTGGTACATGGTCATGGTCAGTGCGATTATCTATGCGCTGGTTTATTCCACCACATCCACCGGATCCGTCTTTACAATTTCAATCACGCAGGAGCAAGGCTTCAGCCGGTCACTCTGGTCATCAAAGTCAATCTTTACCTGTATTGGTTCATTGATCAGCTGTTATATGAGCGGACGTCTGATCCAGAGATTCGGCCTAAAGCGCATCATGCTGATTTCCACAGCCGGAGTCGCATCCACATTTTTCATTCCGCTGATGTTTACGGATATCCGCCAGTATTATGTTCTGTCTGTTTACTCCAGCGCTACATGGTGCGCGGCCACCATCATGTCAGTACCAATCCTTATCAACCGGTGGTTCGGGCCTAAGAAAAAGGGCATTGCCATCAGTCTTGCCCTGGCAGGCTCCGGAGTGGGAAGCATGCTCATGTCGCCGTTGCTGAGTTATCTCTGTGAGAATTACGGCTGGAGAAAGACGTACATATTTGAAGGAGTCATGCTGCTTGTGGTTATGCTGCCCCTTATCTATTTCACGGTTGTGGAGCGTCCCCAGGAAAAGGGATATACGGAACGGCTGGGAGAAAAGGAAAGTACAGGCTCCGGTGCAAGCGCCGGGAAAACCGTGCTGACCGGCGTACCCTACAAGGAGGGAATCAAGAGCATTGTATTCTTCACGGTTGTGATGGGAATCATGCTGATTCAAATTTGCAATGCGTCCGTAACCAACCACCGCACCCCATATCTTACAGACCTTTTTAATGGTAATGCAGTAAAGGCAGCCAGCATTTCCGGAATCGCCATTGGTTCCCTTACCATAGGAAAGATCGTGCTGGGCTCACTTTGTGATAAGATTGGTGTGAAGAAAGGTCTTTTACTGGGCATGACATCCTATTTCTGCTGTTTGCTCATGCTGTTTTTATCCATATACAGTACAAACTTTATTTATCTGTACCTCATGTTCTTTTGTATCGGCGGTTCTGTGGGAACGATTGTCACGCCACTCATTGTTTCTACGGTATTCGGAGATAAGGACTACGGCCGTTACCTTGGCACAATCCAGAGCATCACGGCATTCGGAACACCTATCGGAAATATGTTTTCCGCCTATGTTTTCGATAAGACCGGCGGGTATTCCGGCGCGTGGATGGTGGTGTCCACAGCTGCGCTGATTGCCATTCCGATGATTTTTATAAGCATAGTGATTGCAAACCGCAAACGGGCAAAGCTTCCGGTTTCCATGAAGGAGGCAACCGTCTGA
- a CDS encoding GntR family transcriptional regulator — MSHDQQLYQYLYQTITTQICNGTFIYGQEFPSQREICQRYNAGITTVRKVMKLLAEEGYIRTAQGQPSVVTYRTSKEAHAEFLVQNREEIADAYKGLGVLMPILYREGAKRCNESDLYWLDKILNHISEQMELPDHYQLANAFFTALLRPLKNQLIIDLEFDSENYLHVPFVPIPGIDNPFATTFERTKTWFSKAIIQIKQKQFDDFYADASKLYRDSGERVDNYLYALGKYTESNSNKNEDIRWFRIKGHSELYSRLAMTIVRRIIAGEFDNEPYLPSIPKLMEEYNITKNTARRAVSLLNSLGIAQTIDKKGSIITPEGYTSFKSELDLAEPVIQERLSFFLEALQIVALTARCCASSISFIPDYLGQSVESRLRTASDNRITPLSFQLLMNAFIQLLPYQSLKNIFRQLDDLLIWGHYMQAIDKSYYPDYSEIALAMEAVITALKTQRSDALPDAFSNAFALIYQDVCMVLSKLPSGSIFNTLKDPE; from the coding sequence ATGAGCCATGATCAACAGCTATATCAGTATCTGTATCAGACCATTACCACACAGATATGTAACGGTACTTTTATTTATGGACAGGAGTTTCCTTCACAGCGGGAAATCTGCCAGCGATACAACGCGGGGATAACTACGGTTCGCAAAGTGATGAAGCTCCTTGCTGAAGAAGGATATATCCGCACAGCGCAGGGACAGCCGTCTGTAGTAACTTATCGTACCTCAAAGGAAGCCCATGCCGAATTTCTGGTTCAGAACCGTGAGGAAATTGCCGACGCATATAAGGGATTGGGGGTGCTGATGCCAATCCTCTATCGTGAGGGCGCCAAACGGTGTAACGAGTCAGATTTGTATTGGTTGGATAAGATTTTGAATCATATATCAGAACAGATGGAACTGCCAGATCACTATCAGCTGGCCAATGCCTTTTTTACAGCATTGCTCCGTCCATTAAAAAATCAGTTAATCATCGATCTGGAGTTTGACAGTGAAAACTATCTTCACGTCCCATTCGTACCAATTCCCGGCATAGATAATCCTTTTGCTACGACTTTTGAAAGAACAAAAACTTGGTTCAGCAAAGCTATCATTCAAATTAAACAGAAACAGTTTGATGACTTTTATGCCGATGCGTCAAAATTATACCGCGATTCAGGAGAAAGGGTTGACAATTACTTATATGCTTTGGGCAAATATACCGAAAGCAATTCAAATAAGAATGAGGACATCCGCTGGTTCAGAATAAAAGGACATTCCGAGCTATATTCCCGGCTGGCGATGACCATTGTACGCAGGATTATTGCCGGGGAGTTTGACAACGAACCGTATTTACCCTCTATACCAAAGCTGATGGAAGAATACAACATAACAAAAAATACTGCAAGACGGGCGGTTAGCCTGCTCAATTCACTGGGGATCGCACAGACAATTGATAAAAAGGGGAGTATAATTACGCCGGAAGGATATACTTCGTTTAAAAGTGAGCTGGATCTGGCGGAGCCGGTGATACAGGAACGGCTATCCTTTTTCCTGGAAGCCCTTCAAATTGTAGCTCTCACTGCACGCTGCTGTGCATCATCCATTTCCTTTATTCCGGATTACCTGGGCCAGTCCGTGGAAAGCAGGCTTCGCACAGCATCGGATAACAGAATCACCCCCTTGTCTTTTCAGTTGCTTATGAATGCCTTCATCCAGCTCCTGCCATACCAATCCCTTAAAAATATTTTTCGGCAGCTAGACGACCTGCTGATATGGGGACACTATATGCAGGCAATTGACAAGTCGTATTATCCTGATTACAGTGAAATCGCGCTCGCAATGGAAGCTGTTATCACTGCCTTGAAAACCCAAAGGAGCGACGCATTACCAGATGCGTTTAGTAATGCGTTTGCGTTGATCTATCAAGATGTTTGTATGGTCTTATCAAAACTCCCCTCCGGTTCCATCTTTAATACGTTGAAGGATCCGGAATGA
- a CDS encoding DUF5058 family protein, whose translation MSNIEQVQQVSNSPILWLLCGVTVVISAIQTVLYMRQCSKTTRAAGLDPKIPKEAFRVGLISAIGPALGVFIVMVGLMASIGGPMAWLRLSIIGAAATELSAANIGAEACGVTLGTEQYTLICLAVSWFTMALNGAGWLLFTGVATPSLETLRNKVSGGDMKWLVVLSGACSLGIFGYLNAGEILKGMGNTLAVLTGAVSMVLLVKTVCKKYPKLMEYSLGIAMIIGMIFALGYDQLLK comes from the coding sequence ATGAGTAATATTGAGCAAGTCCAACAGGTTTCCAATTCACCTATTCTGTGGCTCTTATGCGGCGTTACGGTTGTCATATCTGCTATACAGACAGTGCTTTACATGAGACAGTGCAGCAAGACTACCAGGGCGGCAGGTCTGGATCCGAAGATTCCCAAGGAAGCTTTCCGCGTGGGACTGATATCCGCTATAGGTCCTGCTTTGGGTGTGTTTATCGTAATGGTTGGACTTATGGCTTCCATCGGAGGCCCCATGGCATGGCTCCGTCTTTCCATCATCGGCGCTGCTGCCACAGAGCTTTCAGCAGCCAATATTGGTGCAGAAGCATGTGGAGTTACTCTGGGCACAGAGCAGTATACTCTGATCTGTCTTGCGGTTTCATGGTTTACCATGGCCTTAAACGGTGCAGGCTGGCTTCTCTTCACCGGTGTTGCCACTCCGTCTTTAGAGACGCTGCGCAATAAGGTATCCGGTGGAGATATGAAATGGCTGGTTGTGCTTAGCGGTGCGTGCTCCCTTGGTATTTTTGGTTATCTGAACGCAGGTGAAATCTTAAAAGGGATGGGAAATACACTGGCAGTTTTGACAGGTGCTGTTTCAATGGTCCTGCTTGTGAAAACCGTATGTAAAAAATATCCTAAATTGATGGAATATTCCCTGGGTATCGCCATGATCATTGGCATGATATTCGCATTGGGATATGATCAGTTACTCAAATAG
- a CDS encoding PucR family transcriptional regulator translates to MVTVADFTSDLEQIRCVAGFCGTNREVTSFTIIDTPEILDWLHGGEFVVDSGYITSHNPSMLKGFIASLKEKGCAALGVKLHRYHNEIPGIILDDGNKLDFPIYEMPYNLYFCDFASMIYKRIFEEQLDDMYHVSIAYKDIVNSFSKYKVPERMLSELSLVLRNPVFLINSQFELIEYSYGPSDDFSLQNLLHKEVLMELDKNIQNTLLKRHQQQPYQFHQFSISSPKGEINCILLSSGNIDGDTTFLIIPEINKLEDWHYRVVKDISALFQLTANNKVNTQDFAASVIMAQSNSNETILRYCKMYNFDYSKHRICLSIEFDSEVPTTSTRKYITREIFSSITTWIMNTYGCNVFFLKTHTHYVLYLLFSDVISQETAEYQASEAAKKIWHIFNHNNISTYIGVSLYSSDLQQISKAFFQAIDAMKLGRKLYPEENVFLFRTIQVYQWLSTMPQESLEEMYRDTIEPLSKAGNSDVNYVHILRTYIGNHYNISKTASYLHIHRNTLMNYLTRIQEMLPYNIGLPENMLKLQIGIHAMYLLDRNI, encoded by the coding sequence ATGGTTACAGTTGCAGATTTTACATCAGACCTTGAACAAATCCGTTGTGTTGCCGGATTTTGCGGGACAAACAGAGAAGTTACCTCGTTCACCATAATCGACACACCTGAGATTCTGGACTGGCTGCATGGAGGAGAATTTGTTGTGGATTCCGGATATATCACCAGTCATAATCCATCCATGCTGAAAGGTTTTATCGCTTCCCTTAAGGAAAAAGGCTGCGCTGCGCTTGGTGTAAAACTACACCGCTATCACAACGAGATTCCCGGCATCATACTTGACGACGGAAACAAACTGGATTTTCCCATATACGAAATGCCATATAATCTTTACTTTTGTGATTTTGCTTCTATGATTTATAAACGTATATTTGAGGAGCAGCTAGATGATATGTACCATGTTTCCATTGCATACAAGGATATTGTCAATTCATTCAGCAAGTATAAGGTACCGGAGAGAATGCTGTCTGAATTAAGCCTGGTGCTTAGAAATCCTGTTTTCCTGATAAATTCTCAGTTTGAGCTGATAGAATATTCCTATGGTCCAAGTGATGATTTTTCTTTGCAGAACCTCCTTCACAAAGAAGTTTTGATGGAGCTGGATAAAAATATACAGAATACTCTTCTGAAAAGGCATCAGCAGCAGCCATACCAATTCCACCAATTCTCTATCAGCAGCCCAAAAGGTGAAATAAACTGTATTCTATTATCATCGGGAAACATTGACGGAGATACAACGTTCTTAATTATTCCGGAGATAAACAAACTGGAAGACTGGCATTACAGGGTTGTAAAGGACATATCGGCCTTATTTCAATTAACAGCTAATAATAAAGTAAACACCCAGGATTTTGCGGCCTCCGTAATCATGGCGCAGTCAAATTCAAACGAAACGATTCTTCGCTATTGCAAGATGTACAATTTTGATTACTCCAAACACCGTATTTGTTTATCCATAGAATTTGACAGTGAGGTACCCACCACATCCACACGTAAATATATAACCAGAGAAATCTTCTCGTCCATAACCACCTGGATCATGAACACCTATGGATGCAACGTTTTTTTCCTAAAAACTCACACCCATTATGTTCTGTATCTGCTCTTTTCTGATGTCATATCACAGGAAACAGCAGAATACCAGGCTTCGGAAGCAGCAAAAAAAATCTGGCATATTTTTAATCACAATAATATTTCCACATATATTGGTGTCAGCTTGTATTCCTCTGATCTACAGCAGATCTCAAAGGCGTTTTTTCAGGCTATCGACGCAATGAAATTGGGCAGAAAACTCTATCCGGAAGAAAATGTGTTTTTATTCCGCACCATTCAGGTTTATCAATGGCTCTCGACCATGCCCCAGGAAAGTCTGGAGGAAATGTACAGAGATACCATAGAGCCCTTAAGCAAGGCCGGTAATTCCGATGTCAATTATGTCCATATATTGAGAACATATATCGGGAATCATTATAACATCAGCAAAACTGCGTCTTATCTGCATATCCATCGCAATACCTTGATGAATTATCTGACCAGAATTCAGGAAATGCTGCCTTACAATATCGGGCTGCCAGAAAATATGCTGAAGCTGCAAATAGGCATACATGCAATGTATTTATTGGACAGAAATATATAG
- a CDS encoding M20 metallopeptidase family protein — MWEKCKELQEELVRMRRELHQIPELGGELPKTRAYVEEKLKELGIPFVENKTDSGLIATIKGEKEGKTIVLRADMDALPIQEANEVDYISRHEGCMHACGHDTHMTMLLGAAKILSEHKDQIPGTVRLLFQTDEEGSRGAQRLCAEGAMDGVDAVFGTHIGTIISKDIKAGTVISVPGCCMASFDKFVIKVKGIGCHGSTPEKGVDPVNIAAHIIINLQEIIAREIPAVKPSVLTIGHVKAGFAYNVIPSEVLIEGTIRALEEDVRQELAKRIGEIAEATAKAFRGEAEYEMIWGAPPVINDAGMAKLAADCARDVVGDDMVIDHLDAPNMGGEDFAYYLEKAPGAFMFLSSSNPEKHTDVPHHNPLFNVDEDVFWIGSAIFVRIVERFFKM; from the coding sequence ATGTGGGAGAAATGTAAAGAATTACAGGAAGAGCTGGTCAGAATGCGCAGGGAGCTTCATCAGATTCCGGAGCTGGGCGGAGAACTGCCCAAGACCAGGGCGTATGTGGAAGAAAAGCTTAAGGAACTGGGGATTCCTTTTGTGGAGAATAAGACGGACAGCGGCCTCATTGCTACCATTAAGGGAGAAAAAGAGGGAAAGACCATTGTGCTCCGTGCAGATATGGATGCCCTTCCGATACAGGAAGCCAATGAGGTGGACTACATATCCAGACATGAAGGATGTATGCATGCCTGCGGACATGATACGCATATGACCATGCTGCTGGGGGCGGCTAAAATTTTAAGTGAACATAAAGATCAGATCCCAGGCACGGTAAGGCTGCTCTTCCAGACCGATGAAGAAGGTTCCAGAGGAGCCCAGAGGCTTTGTGCAGAGGGCGCTATGGATGGCGTTGATGCTGTGTTCGGAACCCATATCGGAACGATTATTTCCAAGGACATCAAGGCAGGAACCGTGATTTCCGTACCAGGCTGCTGTATGGCTTCCTTTGATAAATTTGTGATAAAAGTAAAAGGAATCGGCTGCCACGGCTCCACTCCGGAAAAAGGCGTGGACCCGGTGAACATTGCAGCCCATATCATCATCAATCTCCAGGAGATCATTGCCCGTGAGATCCCGGCAGTTAAGCCTTCCGTACTCACTATCGGCCATGTGAAAGCAGGTTTCGCCTATAATGTTATCCCGTCGGAGGTTCTGATTGAAGGTACTATCCGGGCTTTGGAGGAAGATGTACGCCAGGAGCTGGCTAAGAGGATTGGCGAGATTGCAGAGGCAACTGCGAAAGCCTTCAGAGGGGAAGCTGAGTACGAAATGATCTGGGGTGCGCCTCCTGTTATCAATGATGCCGGTATGGCTAAACTGGCAGCGGACTGTGCCAGGGACGTGGTGGGAGATGATATGGTCATTGACCATCTGGATGCGCCAAATATGGGCGGAGAGGATTTTGCATATTATCTGGAGAAAGCGCCGGGAGCATTCATGTTCTTAAGCTCATCCAATCCGGAGAAACACACGGATGTACCGCACCACAATCCGCTTTTTAATGTGGACGAGGACGTATTCTGGATTGGCTCCGCCATATTTGTGCGTATAGTCGAAAGGTTTTTCAAAATGTAA